In Streptomyces sp. NBC_01717, one DNA window encodes the following:
- a CDS encoding WapI family immunity protein: MLLSDHANSVELRPLRYQFPLVGGCSYDDNWLVISGALTTAEGSWSFSDPCLLVDEAREVAAWLRAVAAGTVTVTEPDAEGELSPDTWFVEPVLAFSLANRSEGGAVLRVHLSLEAAPPWQQGDDGTDIYQYVVEVRLDTVALLHSADQWDLALASFPTR; the protein is encoded by the coding sequence GTGCTTTTGAGTGATCACGCAAACAGTGTCGAGCTCCGCCCGCTGCGCTATCAGTTCCCCCTGGTCGGAGGCTGCTCATATGACGACAACTGGCTGGTCATCAGTGGCGCATTGACGACCGCCGAGGGCAGCTGGTCCTTTTCCGATCCGTGCCTGCTGGTCGATGAAGCGCGTGAGGTGGCCGCATGGCTGCGGGCGGTGGCAGCGGGCACGGTGACTGTGACCGAACCTGATGCCGAAGGCGAGTTGTCCCCGGACACGTGGTTCGTCGAACCGGTCCTTGCCTTTAGCCTCGCCAACCGAAGCGAGGGTGGGGCAGTGCTTCGCGTTCACCTGTCTTTGGAGGCGGCTCCCCCATGGCAGCAGGGTGACGACGGAACGGACATCTACCAATACGTCGTGGAGGTGCGGCTGGATACGGTTGCGCTCCTACACTCGGCTGACCAGTGGGATCTTGCTCTGGCTTCTTTCCCGACGCGCTGA